TGTTGCGGCGGACGCATCCGCGGAGCTGCTCGAATTCGTCGAGAAAACTCGCATTCCGGTCACGACGACGCTGCTCGGCCTCGGCGGTTTCCCGAGCTCGCATGAGCTGTGGATGGGCATGCCGGGCATGCACGGAACGTATGCGGCCAACATGGCGCTGCAAAGCTGCGATCTGCTCATCAGCATCGGCGCCCGCTTCGACGACCGTGTGACGATGAAGGTGAAAGGTTTTGCACCGCAAGCGAAAAAGATCGTACACATCGATGTCGACCCGGCGGAAATCGGCAAAATCATCGAGACCGCCATTCCTTGCGTAGGCGACGTGAAGAACGTGCTGCAGCTCGCCAACCAAAAGGCGAAGCCGGCCAAATCCGAGGCGTGGATCGAAACGGTGAAGGAGAATGTGAAGAACAAGCCGCTTCGCTACAAGGATTCGGACACGGAACTGAAGCCGCAATACGTGATCGAGATGATCAACGAAACAACCAGAGGCGAAGCGATCGTGACGACCGACGTAGGCCAGCACCAAATGTGGGCGGCGCAGTACTACAAGTTCAATCACCCGCGCTCCATGATCACCTCGGGCGGTCTCGGCACGATGGGCTTCGGCTTCCCGTCGGCGATCGGCGCGCAAATGGCGCATCCGGACCGCACCGTCGTATCGATCAACGGCGACGGCGGCATGCAGATGTGCTCGCAGGAGCTGGCGGTTTGTGCGATCAACAACATTCCGGTAAAAATCGTCGTCATCAACAACCAGGTGCTCGGTATGGTCCGTCAATGGCAGGAAATCATCTACGATAACCGCTACAGCCATATCGATCTCGCCGGCAGCCCGGATTTCGTCAAATTGGCCGAAGCCTACGGCGTCAAAGGCCTGCGTGCGACGAACAAGGAAGAAGCGCACAAAGTTTGGCGCGAAGCTCTCGATACCCCAGGTCCCGTACTTGTCGAATTTGTGGTCCGTAAAGGAGAGAACGTCTATCCGATGGTTACCCAAGGTTCGACATTAGATGAAATGATAATGGGGGATTCCGAATGAGCATCCAAAGACACACCGTTTCGGTACTCGTAAACAACCAGCCCGGCGTCCTGCAGCGCGTATCCGGCCTGTTCGGCCGCCGCGGCTTCAATATCGACAGCATTACGGTCGGAGAATCCGAAGAGCCGGGCCTCTCGCGTATGGTCATCGTCACGACGGGTGACGACAAGACGCTCGAGCAGGTGTCGAAGCAGCTGTATAAGCTGATCGACGTGATCAAGGTCGTCGACCTCAGCTCCAACCCGATGGTGGCGCGCGAGCTGGCGCTCATCAAGGTCAATGCGGAGCCGAGCGCCCGCCCGGAAATTCTCGGCGTCGTCGAGACGTTCCGCGCGGCGGTCGTCGACATCGGCCCGTCGTCGCTGATCGTTCAGGTCGTCGGCGACTCCGATAAGATCGACGCGATGGTCGAGCTGCTGAAGCCTTACGGCATCCGCGAGCTGTCCCGCACCGGCGTCACCGCGATGATCCGCGGCAGCGTGAAGTAACAACCGGAACTAAAGTCAAACCAAATAAAAAAAACGCCCCGTGAGTGGGGGTTTAAGCCGATTACCGGCGATCAGGGTAGTAGGTTTAAACGCCCACTCACAGGGTTTTTAAATTAAAGGAGGATTTATACCCATGGCAGTAAAAATGTACTATGAAAAAGATGCAGACTTAAGCGTACTTAAAGGTAAAACGATCGCGAT
The window above is part of the Paenibacillus hamazuiensis genome. Proteins encoded here:
- the ilvN gene encoding acetolactate synthase small subunit, which gives rise to MSIQRHTVSVLVNNQPGVLQRVSGLFGRRGFNIDSITVGESEEPGLSRMVIVTTGDDKTLEQVSKQLYKLIDVIKVVDLSSNPMVARELALIKVNAEPSARPEILGVVETFRAAVVDIGPSSLIVQVVGDSDKIDAMVELLKPYGIRELSRTGVTAMIRGSVK
- the ilvB gene encoding biosynthetic-type acetolactate synthase large subunit produces the protein MNVQTTEKSKEQLRAELLKPDVITGSEILLRSLLLEGVDCVFGYPGGAVLYIYDAMHGNPDFNHLLTRHEQGAIHAADGYARSTGKVGVCIATSGPGATNLVTGIATAYMDSVPLVVITGNVATTVIGTDAFQEADITGITMPITKHSYLVRDVKDLPRVIKEAFHIANTGRKGPVLIDIPKDVSNATCEFHYPETVNIRGYNPTVMPNKLQVEKMLEAIAESERPVIIAGGGVVAADASAELLEFVEKTRIPVTTTLLGLGGFPSSHELWMGMPGMHGTYAANMALQSCDLLISIGARFDDRVTMKVKGFAPQAKKIVHIDVDPAEIGKIIETAIPCVGDVKNVLQLANQKAKPAKSEAWIETVKENVKNKPLRYKDSDTELKPQYVIEMINETTRGEAIVTTDVGQHQMWAAQYYKFNHPRSMITSGGLGTMGFGFPSAIGAQMAHPDRTVVSINGDGGMQMCSQELAVCAINNIPVKIVVINNQVLGMVRQWQEIIYDNRYSHIDLAGSPDFVKLAEAYGVKGLRATNKEEAHKVWREALDTPGPVLVEFVVRKGENVYPMVTQGSTLDEMIMGDSE